The Acidianus manzaensis genome has a window encoding:
- a CDS encoding (Fe-S)-binding protein, with amino-acid sequence MIEEGQLDFIRRLVFKYLMEDYMPFPVNKTSCYEWANGLNIKKGGETILYTGCSYQLASIGQKFDDFLPKIYKIKGIESLSTFGKKFLKIRDERAIKILKNISLLLKKANVDFGYLYEDEPYSGTILLEMGMLEEFKEYGKKLIDLFNSHGVKNIITVDPHTHYTLYRLKELLSFDVEIKNYLEILSGKDLHSTYKEEYVFHDSCLYSRFLGMRDVIREVIKNAGITIKEDDMITGKETSMCCGGPLAPINKEISEKIAKNRAESLKTVSKKVLLACPFCYVNLSPYVESYDIAEVISNE; translated from the coding sequence ATGATTGAAGAAGGCCAATTAGATTTCATTAGAAGACTAGTTTTTAAGTATTTGATGGAGGATTACATGCCTTTCCCTGTAAATAAAACGTCTTGTTACGAGTGGGCAAATGGTTTAAATATTAAAAAAGGAGGAGAAACTATTCTTTATACTGGTTGTTCTTATCAATTAGCATCAATAGGTCAGAAATTTGACGATTTTCTACCAAAAATATATAAAATAAAAGGAATAGAAAGTCTATCAACTTTCGGAAAGAAATTCCTTAAAATTAGGGATGAAAGAGCTATTAAAATTCTAAAAAACATTTCATTATTGTTAAAGAAAGCCAACGTAGATTTTGGATATTTATATGAAGATGAACCATATAGTGGTACTATACTTCTTGAAATGGGAATGCTCGAAGAATTTAAGGAATATGGAAAGAAACTCATTGATCTATTTAATTCTCATGGAGTAAAGAATATAATAACAGTCGATCCTCATACTCATTATACTTTATATAGATTAAAGGAATTACTTTCTTTTGATGTAGAAATAAAGAATTATTTAGAGATATTATCAGGAAAAGACTTACATTCTACATATAAAGAAGAATACGTATTTCACGACTCTTGCTTATATTCTAGATTTTTAGGAATGAGGGACGTAATAAGAGAAGTGATCAAGAATGCAGGAATAACAATAAAAGAAGACGATATGATTACGGGAAAGGAAACTTCTATGTGTTGTGGTGGTCCATTAGCTCCAATAAATAAAGAGATTAGTGAAAAAATAGCAAAAAATAGAGCAGAATCTTTAAAAACAGTTAGCAAAAAAGTTTTGTTAGCATGTCCCTTTTGTTACGTTAACCTTTCTCCGTATGTCGAATCTTATGATATAGCTGAGGTGATAAGTAATGAGTGA
- a CDS encoding MFS transporter: MTEEKKSQINSIGRLERLPFTLMHTEFLLLIMGGEWVETMMLLGNGVIAALLAKTTSLAIAVTAVTTSFFLGETVGSILFGRLSDLKGRRFVFLYDLLIFGIASIIAGFMNNIYAIASFIFISGIGVGGEFPVVDAYSSEMMPGKLRGRGVALVYTLAVTSAPVIAYLSYYSSGFGYYSWRIPLWFMGASAIVVWALRTKLDESPRWLESKGKFEEANKIVEKWENYAEKKYGKLPQAPLIDSGETKSHFKELFSKDLRKRTIMMLIFQFFQSGIFYGFVSLAPELLLAKGISLVNTLFFTMIIYTGFIVGSIFNIFIIDKISRKYGIILSAIVAGVLGTIFALVDSNLLTVILGFLVAFTLWNFSNFFHTYQVEIFPTRVRSSGAGLVYSVSRFSTSILVLLIAAFFLPHGLLATFGIIWMFIAIVGLDIGILGPSTTGKKLEEISK, translated from the coding sequence ATGACTGAAGAGAAGAAATCACAAATTAATTCTATAGGAAGATTAGAAAGACTTCCATTTACTCTAATGCATACAGAATTTCTTCTGCTTATAATGGGCGGAGAATGGGTTGAAACGATGATGCTATTAGGAAATGGAGTTATAGCTGCATTATTAGCTAAAACTACGTCTTTAGCTATTGCAGTTACTGCAGTTACTACGTCGTTCTTTTTAGGTGAAACAGTGGGTAGTATATTATTCGGAAGATTAAGCGATTTGAAAGGAAGAAGATTTGTATTCCTATATGATTTATTAATATTTGGAATAGCTTCAATTATTGCTGGCTTCATGAATAATATATACGCTATAGCGTCTTTCATTTTTATTTCTGGAATTGGAGTAGGAGGAGAATTTCCAGTAGTTGATGCTTATAGTTCAGAGATGATGCCTGGCAAATTAAGAGGTAGAGGAGTAGCATTAGTGTACACTTTAGCCGTTACTTCAGCTCCAGTTATAGCTTATTTAAGTTATTATTCTTCTGGTTTTGGTTACTATTCATGGAGAATTCCGTTATGGTTTATGGGTGCTTCTGCTATAGTAGTGTGGGCATTAAGAACAAAGTTAGACGAGTCTCCTAGATGGTTAGAGTCAAAAGGAAAATTTGAAGAAGCTAATAAAATAGTGGAAAAATGGGAAAATTACGCTGAGAAAAAGTACGGCAAATTACCTCAAGCTCCCTTAATTGATTCTGGGGAAACAAAATCTCATTTTAAGGAATTATTTTCTAAAGATTTAAGAAAGAGAACAATAATGATGCTAATTTTTCAGTTTTTCCAGAGTGGAATATTTTATGGTTTTGTTAGTTTAGCTCCTGAATTACTATTAGCTAAGGGAATAAGTTTAGTAAATACTTTATTCTTCACAATGATAATCTATACTGGATTTATAGTCGGTAGTATATTTAATATCTTTATAATAGATAAAATATCAAGAAAATATGGAATAATACTATCTGCAATAGTTGCTGGTGTTTTAGGTACTATTTTTGCATTAGTTGATAGCAATTTATTAACAGTTATATTAGGATTTCTAGTAGCTTTTACTCTGTGGAACTTTTCTAACTTCTTCCATACTTATCAAGTAGAAATATTTCCTACTAGAGTAAGATCAAGTGGTGCTGGATTAGTATATAGTGTCAGTAGATTCTCTACATCAATATTGGTATTGTTAATTGCGGCATTTTTCCTACCTCATGGTCTATTAGCTACGTTCGGAATTATCTGGATGTTCATAGCTATAGTAGGATTAGATATAGGTATTCTAGGACCTAGCACAACTGGTAAAAAATTAGAAGAAATTTCTAAATGA
- a CDS encoding NAD(P)-dependent alcohol dehydrogenase translates to MESKAAILKEFGKPIEIGNINIPEIRDESVLIRVEGAGMCRTDLRLWKGTEPRPGLKLPFVLGHEVAGTVIETGENVEGLKKNDKVIVYAVWGDLTCKYCRDGKYMLCKNQTIPGQSIYNGGFSEYMYVPNFRFLYKIDIDPVLAAPLADAGLTSFSAVKKALKFLQTDSTIILYGFGGLGIYAIQIIKALAPYVNIVAVARSKNKLELIEKLGGIPSTPEKLNETIRKINENGASVAIDFVGSEESTFLISRNLESGGGIIEVGMEGNSLRMPTFDSVVWEYTLIGSNYGTMNELGEIVNLTKKGFVKPFVIKRKLEEINEGLKELEKGDVLGRQVFTP, encoded by the coding sequence ATGGAATCTAAAGCTGCGATATTGAAGGAATTTGGAAAGCCAATTGAAATAGGAAACATAAACATACCAGAAATTAGAGATGAGTCAGTACTTATAAGGGTAGAAGGAGCTGGTATGTGTAGAACTGATTTAAGATTATGGAAAGGAACAGAGCCTAGACCTGGTTTAAAGTTGCCTTTCGTTTTAGGGCATGAAGTTGCAGGTACTGTAATAGAAACTGGAGAAAATGTAGAAGGTTTAAAAAAGAATGATAAGGTAATAGTATATGCGGTATGGGGAGATCTTACTTGTAAGTATTGTAGAGATGGCAAATATATGCTTTGCAAGAATCAAACTATTCCAGGTCAGTCAATATATAATGGTGGATTTTCTGAATATATGTATGTACCTAATTTTAGGTTCCTATATAAAATAGATATTGATCCAGTATTAGCTGCACCATTAGCTGATGCTGGTTTAACTTCATTTTCTGCTGTAAAGAAGGCACTAAAATTCCTGCAAACTGACTCTACAATAATTCTTTATGGCTTTGGTGGATTAGGAATTTATGCTATACAAATAATTAAAGCTCTAGCCCCTTACGTTAACATAGTAGCTGTAGCAAGATCAAAAAATAAGCTTGAACTTATAGAGAAACTTGGTGGAATACCCTCAACTCCAGAAAAATTAAATGAGACCATAAGGAAAATTAATGAAAATGGAGCTTCAGTAGCAATTGATTTTGTAGGTTCTGAAGAGTCAACTTTCTTGATATCTCGAAACCTAGAAAGTGGGGGTGGGATAATAGAAGTAGGTATGGAAGGAAATAGTTTAAGGATGCCAACATTTGATAGCGTAGTATGGGAATATACCTTGATAGGAAGTAATTATGGTACAATGAATGAATTAGGCGAGATAGTTAATCTGACTAAGAAAGGGTTTGTAAAACCATTTGTTATAAAGAGGAAACTGGAAGAAATAAATGAAGGGTTAAAGGAACTTGAGAAAGGAGATGTCCTAGGAAGGCAAGTTTTTACCCCGTAA
- a CDS encoding Zn-dependent hydrolase: MFKVGDHGEVPGAEVFWMRDFNKWYRLYFYSFLLDTTEGYILINTGLPDDLSLRNKFLHEWAGSNRCNFSFNEDEKIENILNKINLTVGDISHIVITPFQDYTIGRLNLFKNAYIYFSQTGWYHDVVNPLPSPFLNRDIYFPKIIRNYLFEEAWNRIKLVENQKVIDDIYVKWIGCHHRSSMLIKLYYNNKKICISDSAFLMANYEQNIPIGIAENVYECIESYKYMQNECNIVIPAYDPENINRYMEYFPKI, translated from the coding sequence ATGTTTAAAGTAGGAGATCATGGCGAAGTACCAGGTGCAGAAGTATTCTGGATGAGAGATTTTAATAAATGGTATAGGTTATACTTTTACTCTTTCTTATTAGATACTACTGAAGGATACATTTTAATAAATACTGGATTGCCAGATGATCTTAGCCTAAGAAATAAGTTTTTACATGAATGGGCAGGAAGCAATAGATGCAATTTTTCCTTTAATGAAGATGAGAAAATAGAAAATATACTTAATAAAATCAATTTAACTGTGGGAGATATTTCTCATATAGTTATTACTCCATTTCAAGATTATACTATTGGTAGACTCAATTTATTTAAAAATGCATACATATACTTTTCTCAAACGGGATGGTATCATGATGTGGTTAATCCTTTACCTTCTCCATTTCTAAATAGAGATATATATTTTCCAAAAATTATTAGGAATTATTTGTTTGAAGAAGCATGGAATAGAATTAAATTAGTTGAAAATCAAAAAGTGATAGATGATATTTACGTTAAATGGATAGGATGTCATCACAGAAGCTCTATGTTAATTAAATTATACTACAATAATAAGAAAATTTGCATTAGTGACTCAGCGTTTCTTATGGCTAACTATGAGCAAAACATACCAATAGGTATAGCAGAAAATGTATACGAATGTATAGAATCTTATAAATACATGCAAAACGAATGTAATATTGTAATTCCTGCCTATGATCCAGAAAATATAAATAGATATATGGAATATTTTCCAAAAATTTAA
- a CDS encoding L-rhamnonate dehydratase encodes MKISKINVIKTEHVLRENFPYAKPTDYYNEYLGTFNPFQSAFMDKICFLKLETENEEISSIVETSEEVCNLVVSQLANVVQGIDLSKINMAWDLLYRYTLPIGRAGIVLHGISAINLLMYDAYAKFLGIPVYELLGGKTRDKIRAYASHLHPTNKEALENEAKSYIDQGYTAMKMRFCCGPSDPLGVDKNVDLVKIIRDSIGYSVDLAGDAWMSWNLHFALKMLKKLEKYEMSWIEEPLLPDDFESYKYLTRKTDIPISAGEHHYHIYDFKRLLDSGVRILQPDALWVGGITPMKKIAGLAEAYGAIVIPHTSNIYNLHFIISEPESVAPIAEYLTKYRWLEDKVLNPPKPINGYFRLNEEKGFGIKYEI; translated from the coding sequence ATGAAAATCAGTAAAATAAACGTCATCAAAACAGAACATGTCTTAAGAGAAAACTTTCCATATGCAAAACCAACTGATTATTATAATGAGTATTTAGGTACGTTTAATCCTTTTCAATCAGCTTTTATGGATAAGATCTGTTTTTTGAAATTAGAAACCGAAAATGAGGAAATCTCGTCTATAGTGGAAACTTCTGAAGAAGTGTGTAATTTAGTTGTTAGTCAATTAGCTAATGTAGTTCAAGGGATAGATCTTTCTAAAATAAATATGGCATGGGATTTACTATATAGATATACTTTACCTATAGGTAGAGCAGGCATAGTACTTCATGGAATAAGTGCTATTAATCTTCTAATGTACGATGCTTACGCTAAATTTCTCGGAATACCAGTTTATGAATTATTAGGAGGAAAAACTAGAGATAAGATTAGAGCTTACGCTAGTCACCTACATCCTACAAATAAGGAAGCTTTAGAGAATGAAGCTAAAAGTTACATAGATCAAGGCTATACTGCAATGAAGATGAGATTCTGCTGTGGTCCTTCAGATCCTCTGGGTGTAGATAAAAATGTTGACTTAGTCAAGATAATTAGAGACAGTATAGGTTATTCCGTAGATTTGGCTGGAGACGCATGGATGTCTTGGAATTTACATTTTGCATTGAAAATGCTTAAAAAATTGGAAAAATACGAAATGAGCTGGATAGAAGAACCATTATTGCCAGATGATTTTGAATCATATAAATATCTAACGAGAAAAACTGATATACCCATATCCGCTGGCGAGCATCATTATCACATTTATGATTTCAAGAGGCTTTTAGATTCTGGAGTTAGAATATTACAGCCTGATGCATTATGGGTTGGAGGAATTACTCCAATGAAAAAGATTGCGGGATTAGCTGAAGCTTATGGAGCTATTGTAATACCTCATACATCTAATATTTACAATTTGCATTTTATAATTTCTGAGCCTGAAAGTGTAGCTCCAATTGCAGAATATCTGACTAAATATAGGTGGCTAGAAGATAAGGTATTAAATCCTCCAAAACCAATTAATGGATATTTTAGACTAAATGAAGAAAAAGGATTTGGAATAAAATATGAAATTTAA